In Cytobacillus oceanisediminis, the following proteins share a genomic window:
- a CDS encoding dihydrodipicolinate synthase family protein, with translation MRFHGIIPPVVTLFDEDGNLDLDLNKRYLDELINEGVHGILLMGSTGEFTSLTMEERKLYVKEMTKHINQRVPVLVGIGHTALCEVLNLCTFAEEQGADAVLAVNPYYWPLSEEQLYGFYGAIAENTSLPVILYNIPSLSGQSLSADLVKKLSIDYQNICGIKETINDFVHIRQMIKEVTKVRSDFMVFTAFDEHLLPGQMIGTAGSINGTASFAPEISVSLYEEYRNGNLAKAEQQHRKLSHLMDIYTLCPSFFIAVKEAVHQRWFRVNAGNRPPFDIYPKELSDKVTALLQTIETKVGSNNERI, from the coding sequence ATGCGGTTTCATGGAATCATACCGCCGGTTGTTACATTATTCGATGAAGATGGAAACCTGGATTTGGACTTAAACAAAAGATATCTCGATGAGTTAATTAACGAGGGTGTGCATGGCATTTTATTAATGGGCAGCACGGGTGAATTTACCTCATTAACCATGGAGGAGCGGAAATTATATGTAAAAGAAATGACTAAGCATATTAATCAACGGGTTCCTGTTTTGGTGGGAATAGGCCATACAGCTTTATGCGAAGTGCTTAATTTGTGCACTTTTGCTGAGGAACAGGGAGCAGATGCAGTACTTGCAGTCAACCCGTACTATTGGCCGCTTTCAGAAGAACAGCTATATGGTTTTTATGGAGCTATTGCTGAAAATACATCCCTGCCAGTCATTTTATATAATATCCCTTCTCTTAGCGGACAATCGCTCTCGGCAGACCTTGTAAAAAAATTATCGATAGATTACCAGAATATATGCGGGATTAAGGAAACTATAAATGACTTTGTCCACATTCGCCAGATGATCAAGGAAGTAACAAAGGTCCGAAGTGACTTTATGGTTTTTACCGCATTTGATGAGCATTTATTGCCGGGCCAAATGATTGGAACGGCAGGAAGCATAAATGGAACAGCCAGCTTTGCTCCTGAAATTTCAGTCAGTTTATATGAAGAATACCGGAATGGCAATCTGGCAAAGGCCGAACAGCAGCACCGAAAATTATCACATTTAATGGATATTTACACGCTCTGCCCATCATTTTTTATTGCAGTGAAAGAAGCGGTGCACCAAAGGTGGTTTCGTGTTAATGCAGGCAATCGCCCTCCGTTTGATATATATCCTAAGGAACTGTCAGATAAGGTAACAGCACTCTTACAAACTATTGAAACGAAAGTAGGGTCAAATAATGAAAGAATCTAG
- a CDS encoding sugar phosphate isomerase/epimerase family protein: MKLSLCTISFRHHLQSIDQIAHYAQTNGFQGIELWGVHAKNLAEDIHYGSEWLSSYNLETTMLSDYLPLDAPLPVLMTEMQRLCALAHRWGTKKIRTFAGTKGSADISRLERIELVSRMKMLCKIAEAEGQMLLVETHPNTLTDNPSSTLQLIEETGHSALRVNFDVLHIWESGVDPLFALKQLRSYISHFHFKNIQSRSQLGVFAPNNVYAAAGSREGMVSLFEGAVDYRMFLREASNLIEMDASLEWFGPNVKDILTKDSKEITRVLQAEKAL; the protein is encoded by the coding sequence ATGAAGCTATCTCTCTGCACCATCTCATTCCGGCATCATCTTCAGTCCATTGACCAAATCGCACACTATGCCCAGACAAATGGATTCCAGGGGATAGAACTATGGGGTGTGCATGCCAAAAACCTGGCGGAAGATATTCATTATGGCAGTGAGTGGCTTAGTTCCTATAATCTTGAAACGACCATGCTGAGCGACTATTTGCCTCTTGATGCGCCGCTTCCGGTTTTAATGACAGAAATGCAAAGATTATGTGCACTGGCGCATAGGTGGGGAACGAAGAAAATAAGGACGTTTGCCGGGACAAAAGGCAGTGCGGATATCAGCAGGCTGGAAAGAATCGAATTGGTTTCGCGCATGAAAATGCTCTGCAAAATAGCTGAAGCCGAAGGACAGATGCTTCTGGTTGAAACGCATCCTAATACACTGACAGACAATCCATCCTCCACGCTTCAGCTCATTGAGGAAACGGGCCATTCAGCGCTAAGGGTTAATTTTGATGTGCTTCATATATGGGAATCAGGAGTGGACCCGCTCTTTGCGCTAAAACAGCTGCGGTCATATATTTCGCACTTTCATTTTAAAAATATTCAGTCCCGCTCCCAGCTTGGCGTGTTTGCTCCTAATAATGTCTATGCAGCAGCGGGCAGCAGGGAAGGCATGGTTTCATTATTTGAAGGAGCGGTAGATTACAGGATGTTCTTAAGAGAAGCTTCGAATTTGATAGAAATGGATGCTTCCCTGGAATGGTTTGGACCAAATGTGAAAGACATACTGACAAAAGACAGCAAGGAAATTACGAGAGTTCTTCAGGCTGAGAAAGCCTTATAA
- a CDS encoding IclR family transcriptional regulator has protein sequence MKEKYWVPALEKANNILALIGERPNQLRLIDISKQLGINKSSLFSLLNTLETLRWIVKEEGDTYSLGPALGALSAAYFKQFNILQSFYKEASVSVSKINEHIQLGMLEKGNVVYLGKMEGDSRVRLVTDPGMRFPAYASAIGKIQLTQYDKNELEEIFPSSKFEKKTPFTISNIDDLYENVNAAKKNGYAIENQEASLGFHCVAAPVYNYENNIIAGVSFTMMTNSWEQKKDAAKEEILNLANRLSQYAGYTGNQKQMIE, from the coding sequence ATGAAAGAAAAATATTGGGTTCCAGCATTAGAAAAGGCAAATAACATTTTAGCTCTCATTGGCGAGCGTCCCAATCAATTGCGCCTGATCGACATATCCAAGCAGCTGGGTATTAATAAGAGCTCTTTATTCTCCTTGTTAAATACGTTAGAAACCCTGCGTTGGATTGTGAAGGAGGAAGGGGATACATATTCACTTGGACCTGCTTTGGGTGCGCTAAGTGCCGCGTACTTTAAGCAGTTCAATATATTGCAGTCCTTTTATAAGGAAGCTAGCGTGTCTGTTTCAAAAATAAATGAGCATATCCAGCTGGGAATGTTAGAGAAAGGAAACGTTGTTTATTTAGGAAAAATGGAAGGGGATTCAAGAGTCCGGCTTGTAACAGATCCCGGCATGCGTTTTCCGGCATATGCCTCTGCGATCGGTAAAATTCAGCTGACTCAATATGACAAAAATGAGCTAGAGGAGATATTTCCAAGCAGCAAGTTTGAGAAGAAGACACCTTTTACAATCTCCAATATCGACGATCTATATGAAAACGTCAATGCAGCAAAGAAGAATGGTTATGCAATCGAGAACCAGGAAGCCTCACTAGGGTTTCATTGTGTGGCTGCGCCGGTCTATAACTACGAAAATAATATTATTGCAGGAGTCAGTTTTACAATGATGACGAATAGCTGGGAGCAGAAAAAGGATGCAGCGAAGGAGGAAATATTAAACCTCGCAAACCGGTTATCCCAATATGCCGGTTATACGGGCAATCAGAAACAGATGATTGAATAA
- a CDS encoding fumarylacetoacetate hydrolase family protein — protein MKLAAFRIDSETRIGVLKENHIIDLNALETKIDSFSELKIPRDLKQIIEQSDSILPSIQALLEQNELDLDDRDVSLPLSDVEILAPITQPEKIICVGLNYLDHCIETGLEPPASPVIFSKYANAIIGEGDAIELPVNSTQVDFEAELAIVIGKEAKCVSEEEAEDYIFGYTIMNDVSARDLQFADGQWSRGKSADTFAPIGPAVVTKDEAGDPHNLNISLRLNNEIMQDSNTKNLIFKIPYIVSFLSQSMTLKPGDLIATGTPPGVGMGRDPQVWLKEGDQISITIENIGTLSNIIEKNNSLHKQDNYENPQLTSK, from the coding sequence ATGAAACTTGCCGCTTTTCGAATCGACTCAGAGACACGTATTGGTGTTTTAAAAGAAAACCATATAATAGATTTAAATGCCTTAGAAACCAAGATTGATAGTTTCTCAGAATTGAAAATTCCGAGGGATTTAAAGCAGATTATTGAACAGAGCGATAGCATTCTTCCTTCTATCCAGGCACTGCTTGAGCAAAATGAACTGGATCTGGATGACAGGGATGTATCATTGCCCCTTTCAGATGTGGAAATACTGGCTCCTATTACACAGCCCGAAAAAATCATTTGTGTCGGTTTAAACTACCTTGACCATTGCATAGAAACAGGATTGGAACCGCCAGCATCACCAGTTATTTTTTCAAAATATGCAAATGCCATCATCGGGGAAGGTGATGCCATTGAACTTCCTGTCAACTCCACCCAGGTGGACTTTGAAGCGGAATTGGCAATTGTTATTGGGAAGGAAGCAAAATGTGTTTCTGAAGAAGAGGCAGAGGATTACATCTTTGGCTATACCATTATGAATGATGTAAGTGCCAGGGATCTTCAATTTGCTGATGGCCAATGGTCGCGTGGAAAATCAGCAGATACATTTGCGCCAATTGGGCCTGCTGTCGTAACAAAGGATGAAGCAGGAGATCCGCATAATCTGAATATCTCTTTACGTTTAAATAATGAAATCATGCAGGATTCCAATACGAAGAATTTGATATTCAAGATCCCATATATTGTCTCTTTCCTCTCTCAATCGATGACATTAAAACCAGGAGATTTAATTGCTACAGGTACACCGCCGGGCGTAGGCATGGGAAGAGATCCGCAAGTATGGCTAAAAGAAGGGGATCAGATATCCATTACAATTGAGAACATCGGAACTTTATCTAACATAATAGAAAAAAATAACTCTTTGCACAAACAGGACAACTACGAAAATCCACAGCTAACCTCTAAGTAA
- a CDS encoding ABC transporter ATP-binding protein — MDKHQTSLKPFISLILSTKIPKTALIIGLTASILTTLTGLLVPLLTKNLVDGFSVESLSVPLMAGIGAAFIVQAIISGISIYLLSYVGQKVVARLRYRMWMKLIRLPVSYFDKQSSGQTVSRVVNDTSIVRELITNHFPQFITGIISIIGAIIILLVMDWKMTLLMLTSVPITLAIMIPLGRKMAKISRGLQDETAIFTGNITQTLGEIRLMKSSTAEQNEEEKGLDGIDKLLGYGLREARIFAMIGPTMYLIMMVVIVMIIAYGGMRVASGTMSTGSLVAFLLYLFQIIMPITSFAMFFTQLQKAKGATERIIEILEEPLEDGQDGIEMDISSKPITIDNVSFSYSAEESVLENISLEAQPGQMIALAGPSGSGKTTLFGLLERFYEPAAGEIKIGDTPIQQISLKSWRSQIGYVSQESAMMAGTIRENLCYGLENPESIADEELWEVAKMAYADQFIADFPKGLDTEVGERGVKLSGGQRQRIAIARAFLRDPKILMMDEATASLDSQSEGIVQQALIRLMEGRTTFVIAHRLSTIVDADQIVFIEKGQVTGIGTHSELTQSHDLYREFAEQQLA; from the coding sequence ATGGATAAACACCAAACCAGCCTAAAACCATTCATTTCACTCATACTATCAACAAAAATACCAAAGACTGCCCTCATCATTGGTTTAACAGCCAGTATTTTAACCACATTGACTGGCCTTCTCGTACCGCTGCTGACCAAAAACCTGGTGGACGGTTTTTCTGTTGAATCTTTAAGCGTTCCACTCATGGCCGGAATTGGGGCAGCCTTTATCGTCCAGGCCATCATCAGCGGGATCTCTATCTACCTGCTCAGCTATGTCGGCCAAAAAGTGGTGGCACGGCTTCGGTATCGGATGTGGATGAAGCTCATAAGGCTGCCGGTCAGTTATTTTGATAAGCAATCCAGCGGCCAGACTGTTAGCCGCGTAGTTAATGATACTAGCATTGTCAGGGAGCTGATTACCAATCACTTTCCGCAATTTATTACCGGTATTATCAGTATTATCGGTGCAATTATTATCCTGCTTGTGATGGACTGGAAAATGACACTGCTGATGCTCACTTCTGTTCCTATTACATTGGCAATTATGATTCCACTCGGCCGAAAGATGGCAAAAATATCTCGGGGCCTTCAAGATGAAACTGCCATCTTTACCGGAAACATTACCCAAACACTCGGTGAAATCCGTTTAATGAAGTCTTCTACTGCAGAACAAAATGAAGAAGAAAAAGGATTGGATGGCATAGACAAACTGCTTGGCTACGGTTTGCGGGAAGCCCGCATTTTTGCGATGATTGGCCCGACTATGTACCTGATCATGATGGTTGTTATCGTCATGATCATCGCCTATGGAGGCATGCGTGTGGCCAGCGGAACGATGTCAACGGGTTCTCTTGTAGCCTTTTTGCTGTACTTGTTCCAGATTATTATGCCAATCACCTCATTTGCGATGTTTTTTACTCAGCTGCAAAAAGCGAAAGGCGCCACAGAACGGATCATAGAAATTTTGGAGGAGCCGTTAGAAGATGGACAAGACGGCATCGAAATGGATATCAGCAGCAAGCCGATTACAATCGACAATGTCTCTTTCTCCTATAGCGCAGAAGAGAGTGTTCTTGAAAATATCTCACTGGAAGCCCAGCCAGGTCAGATGATTGCACTGGCGGGTCCAAGCGGAAGCGGAAAAACCACCCTGTTTGGTTTGCTTGAACGATTTTACGAGCCAGCTGCTGGTGAAATTAAAATTGGCGATACACCCATCCAGCAGATTTCCCTTAAATCCTGGCGCAGCCAAATCGGCTATGTTTCACAGGAAAGCGCCATGATGGCAGGTACGATCCGTGAGAATTTATGCTATGGACTGGAAAATCCCGAAAGCATTGCGGATGAAGAATTATGGGAAGTTGCGAAAATGGCTTACGCCGATCAATTCATTGCCGATTTTCCAAAGGGGCTTGATACAGAAGTTGGTGAGCGGGGTGTGAAGCTTTCCGGAGGACAAAGGCAACGTATTGCTATAGCGCGGGCTTTCCTGCGCGACCCTAAAATATTGATGATGGACGAAGCTACCGCCAGCCTGGACAGCCAATCTGAAGGCATCGTCCAGCAGGCCCTTATCCGCCTAATGGAGGGCCGGACAACTTTCGTCATCGCCCACCGCCTTTCCACAATTGTCGACGCAGACCAAATTGTTTTCATCGAAAAAGGCCAGGTCACAGGCATCGGCACACATTCCGAATTGACACAATCACATGATTTATATCGTGAATTTGCCGAGCAGCAGCTTGCATAA
- the gucD gene encoding alpha-ketoglutaric semialdehyde dehydrogenase GucD: MQIEIKEKVYQNFINNEWVESGTKESIKSFNPANKDEVVGIVQNSSREDLEHAVQAAHKAKKAWRRLGQAARGQFLYKAANILEENLNDIAETMTREMGKTLPEAKGETARGIAILRYYAGEGMRKEGDVIPSTDKDALMFTKRAPLGVAGIITPWNFPVAIPIWKIAPALIYGNTVVYKPASEAAVTAAKVVECFAKAGLPEGVLNFITGSGAVIGQALIDHKLLNAISFTGSETVGEGVAKSAAARGIKFQLEMGGKNPVIVAKDADLDAAVEAVISGGFRSTGQKCTASSRVIVEADVYDDFKEKLVAETKKITVGDGMQEGIWMGPCASESQFNTVKKYIELAKSEGASLVYGGEALTRGELKKGYFISPAIFEDVKSEMTIAQEEIFGPVIALIKAINLEEAIAIANDTKYGLSASIFTSNISSFLEFIDEIEAGLVRINAESAGVELQAPFGGMKASSTGSREQGEAAKEFFTAIKTVFIKG, translated from the coding sequence ATGCAAATTGAAATCAAAGAGAAAGTCTATCAAAATTTTATTAATAACGAGTGGGTAGAGTCAGGAACGAAGGAATCGATCAAAAGTTTTAATCCGGCAAATAAAGATGAGGTAGTAGGGATCGTGCAGAATTCTTCCCGTGAAGATCTCGAGCATGCAGTTCAGGCAGCACATAAGGCGAAAAAAGCGTGGCGAAGGCTTGGCCAGGCAGCACGGGGGCAGTTCTTATACAAAGCAGCAAACATATTGGAAGAAAACCTGAATGATATAGCTGAAACAATGACACGGGAAATGGGAAAAACACTTCCAGAAGCAAAAGGGGAAACTGCGAGAGGGATTGCTATCCTCCGTTATTATGCAGGAGAAGGGATGAGAAAGGAAGGGGATGTCATTCCATCAACAGATAAAGATGCTCTTATGTTCACAAAAAGGGCGCCATTGGGTGTGGCAGGCATTATTACTCCTTGGAATTTTCCTGTTGCTATTCCTATTTGGAAAATAGCTCCTGCTTTGATTTATGGGAACACTGTTGTGTATAAACCTGCTTCTGAAGCTGCTGTAACTGCAGCGAAGGTAGTGGAGTGCTTTGCTAAAGCCGGGCTTCCAGAAGGAGTTCTTAATTTTATTACTGGGTCAGGTGCTGTTATTGGCCAGGCTCTTATTGATCATAAATTGCTAAATGCTATTTCCTTTACAGGGTCTGAAACCGTTGGCGAAGGTGTTGCTAAATCAGCAGCGGCTCGCGGAATCAAATTCCAGCTGGAAATGGGGGGGAAGAACCCAGTTATTGTTGCGAAAGATGCTGATTTAGATGCAGCTGTTGAAGCGGTAATCAGCGGCGGATTTCGTTCTACTGGTCAGAAATGTACAGCTTCCAGCCGCGTAATTGTTGAAGCGGATGTCTACGATGACTTTAAAGAAAAGCTAGTTGCAGAAACAAAAAAGATAACCGTAGGCGATGGCATGCAGGAAGGAATCTGGATGGGACCTTGTGCAAGCGAAAGTCAGTTTAATACAGTAAAGAAATATATTGAGCTGGCAAAGAGTGAGGGTGCTTCACTAGTATACGGAGGAGAGGCTTTGACCAGAGGAGAGCTTAAAAAAGGATATTTTATCTCTCCGGCTATTTTTGAAGATGTAAAGTCTGAGATGACCATCGCACAGGAAGAAATCTTTGGTCCAGTTATTGCTCTTATAAAAGCAATTAATTTAGAAGAAGCAATCGCAATTGCCAATGATACAAAGTATGGCTTAAGTGCATCCATCTTTACTTCCAATATTAGCTCATTCCTTGAATTTATTGATGAGATTGAAGCAGGCCTTGTCCGCATCAATGCTGAAAGTGCTGGAGTAGAGCTTCAGGCCCCGTTTGGAGGGATGAAAGCATCGAGTACAGGATCCCGTGAACAGGGAGAAGCAGCAAAGGAGTTCTTTACTGCTATTAAAACCGTATTTATAAAAGGATAA
- a CDS encoding 2-keto-3-deoxygluconate permease, which produces MQIKQTIDKVPGGLMVVPLLLGALLNTIDQLHLPFIMDLLKGLGVAPTPDGNYEFLKIGGFTQALFKDGALTLCALFLFCAGSQMNLRVGGKALKKGVLLTTSKYLAGFFIGMLWGVMSNPVNGFLGLSTMAIIAAMTNGNGGMYAALTGQYGNRSDVGATAVLSLNDGPFFTLMALGLMGANFPLIAFIAVLLPILIGMILGNLDHEIRNFLAAGETLVIPFFAFALGAGMNLASFFDPEVVGAGIVLALMTVIISGGAMALTFKLFREKSYIAPWAEASTAGNAVATPAAIAAAASVAAGSGLMTAAEAQVYQDLVAVASAQISIATISTALLVPIAVILADKYQKKKGIDGKVESFEGNQKAKHDPAIEDAAV; this is translated from the coding sequence ATGCAAATCAAGCAGACAATTGACAAAGTTCCAGGCGGTCTGATGGTTGTGCCATTATTGTTAGGAGCCTTATTAAATACAATTGATCAGCTTCATCTTCCTTTTATTATGGATTTGCTAAAAGGTTTAGGTGTAGCGCCTACTCCGGACGGAAACTATGAATTTTTGAAAATAGGGGGCTTCACGCAGGCGCTGTTTAAAGATGGTGCGTTAACCCTGTGTGCTTTATTCCTGTTCTGTGCAGGAAGCCAGATGAATCTCCGAGTGGGGGGAAAAGCTTTAAAAAAGGGTGTGCTATTAACAACATCGAAGTATTTGGCTGGTTTTTTTATCGGAATGCTTTGGGGTGTAATGTCAAATCCGGTGAACGGGTTCCTTGGTTTATCAACCATGGCAATCATCGCAGCGATGACAAATGGCAATGGAGGGATGTATGCAGCGTTGACAGGGCAGTATGGGAATCGTTCGGATGTAGGAGCTACAGCCGTTCTCTCTTTGAACGATGGACCGTTTTTCACCTTAATGGCTTTAGGATTAATGGGGGCTAACTTCCCGCTTATTGCATTTATCGCTGTTCTTCTGCCAATTTTAATTGGGATGATCTTAGGCAACCTTGACCATGAAATCCGAAATTTCCTGGCAGCAGGTGAAACACTTGTCATTCCTTTCTTTGCTTTCGCATTAGGTGCAGGCATGAATTTGGCAAGCTTCTTTGACCCGGAAGTGGTTGGAGCCGGGATTGTCCTGGCGTTAATGACAGTAATTATTTCAGGGGGAGCAATGGCGCTTACATTCAAGCTTTTCCGGGAGAAAAGTTATATCGCTCCTTGGGCAGAGGCTTCGACTGCCGGCAATGCAGTAGCAACGCCCGCTGCCATTGCAGCGGCTGCATCGGTTGCAGCTGGATCTGGCTTAATGACAGCAGCCGAGGCTCAGGTTTATCAGGATTTAGTAGCTGTTGCCTCTGCTCAAATTTCGATCGCGACTATCAGTACGGCATTACTTGTTCCAATCGCTGTAATTCTTGCGGATAAGTATCAAAAGAAAAAAGGCATTGATGGAAAAGTGGAATC
- a CDS encoding U32 family peptidase — translation MKESRELLEKLGYPSTDFSELPSSNKTFPDGAQYRIELPSVEGPAALKETLKEIDRYGITVHRISQGSGIMLQTDDEILEMCRMTAERGIELSLFVGPRGTWDISSGPLTIAGKSQALRHEGADQLVYAMEDLKRGTRLGLRGALVADEGLLLMTKEMKKAGQLPEDFVVKVSVQMGSANPVSIKLMQDLGAGTYNVPTALTLPKLASIRQAIDIPIDLYVEVPDNFGGFLRYYEIPEIIRVLAPVYIKFGLRNHPDVYPSGKQWEATNISLVQERVRRAAIGVQMIERYYPEAKTSKLGAEGLGIAKIITAAAAN, via the coding sequence ATGAAAGAATCTAGAGAATTACTTGAAAAACTAGGTTATCCATCCACAGACTTTTCGGAACTGCCTTCTTCTAACAAAACATTTCCAGATGGTGCACAGTACAGAATTGAACTGCCGAGTGTAGAAGGCCCGGCTGCTTTAAAAGAAACGTTAAAAGAGATTGACCGTTATGGCATCACTGTTCATCGGATATCCCAAGGAAGCGGTATCATGCTGCAAACAGATGATGAGATTCTGGAAATGTGCAGAATGACTGCAGAAAGAGGGATAGAACTTAGTCTGTTTGTGGGACCGCGGGGAACCTGGGATATAAGTTCGGGGCCATTAACTATTGCCGGGAAGTCTCAGGCATTGCGCCATGAAGGTGCAGACCAGCTTGTTTACGCAATGGAAGACTTAAAAAGGGGTACCCGATTAGGTCTAAGAGGTGCATTAGTAGCAGATGAGGGCCTGCTGTTAATGACAAAAGAAATGAAAAAAGCAGGTCAGCTTCCTGAGGATTTTGTCGTAAAAGTATCAGTGCAAATGGGCTCAGCTAACCCGGTTTCGATCAAACTTATGCAAGATCTGGGGGCAGGAACCTATAACGTTCCTACAGCACTGACCCTGCCAAAACTAGCCTCAATCCGCCAGGCAATTGATATTCCAATTGATTTATATGTTGAGGTTCCAGACAACTTTGGCGGTTTTCTCCGATACTATGAAATCCCGGAAATTATCCGTGTGTTAGCACCTGTGTACATTAAATTTGGTCTCCGTAATCACCCGGATGTGTATCCTTCCGGTAAGCAGTGGGAAGCAACAAATATTTCTCTTGTACAAGAACGGGTACGCCGGGCGGCTATCGGTGTTCAGATGATTGAACGCTATTATCCTGAAGCCAAAACTTCAAAACTAGGCGCTGAAGGTCTTGGAATTGCAAAGATTATCACTGCAGCTGCAGCAAATTAA